AGATTTTATCCACAGTGGGATGAAGCGGCTTATAAAGAATATTTAAAACGCTTTGAACTGGATGAAGATAAAGTGCCGGATTCCCTTTCGGCAGGCATGAAAGTAAAATATTCTTTGGCACTGGCACTTTCTCATCGGGCAAAACTGCTGCTCCTCGATGAACCTACCAGTGGACTGGATCCGGTTTCTAGAGATGATTTGCTGGATGTGTTTTTAAATCTTGTCGAAGAGGACGGCGTTACGATTTTGTTTTCGACCCATATCACCTCTGATTTGGAAAAATGTGCAGAAGAGATTCTCTATTTAAGAAGAGGGGAAATAATTGGAAGGGGAAAATTAAAAGAATTTCAAAATCAATTTGTTCTCTGCAATTTTTCCAAAGAGCAAATGACAGAATCATTAAAACCATACCTTGCGGGATATAAGCGCGAAAAACAAGGATTCAGTGCCCTTTTTTATAAAGATCATCTGCCAGAGGGCAATTTTGATTACTATCCGGCGGATTTGGAATCCATTATGATTCATTTGGAAAAGGGGGAATTCGCATGAAAAATTTGATTTATAAAGAGATCAAGATTGCACTGCATCCCACAGCTCCTTTGTTTTTACTGCTGTCAGCGCTGCTGCTGATACCGAATTATCCTTATGAAGTTATTTTCTTTTATACCTGCTTAGCTGTCTTCTTTCATTGCCTTAGCGGGCGGGAAAATCATGATATTGAATATTCATTGTTGCTGCCGATTCAAAAAAAATCTATTGTACAGGCAAGATTTCTGTTTGTGATCCTTTTGCAGATGATACAAGTTTTAGTGTCGATTCCGTTTGTGTTTTTAAGAAACTATTTAATTCCGGAAGGCAATCAAGCGGGGATGGATGCGAATGTAGCGCTTTTTGGGAATGTATTTTTCTTGATGGGGATTTTTAACCTAATCTTTTTTGTGCTTTATTATCGGAAACCCGATAAAGTGGGAAAAGCTTTTGGAA
This genomic window from Caproicibacterium sp. BJN0003 contains:
- a CDS encoding ABC transporter ATP-binding protein, producing the protein MSVLSVSGLSKSYPSFSLKNVSFELQEGAITGFIGRNGAGKTTTLKSLLNFVHPDKGEIQFFGQSFQEHEFEIKQKIGFVSGGISFYPKKKLRTITSVTKRFYPQWDEAAYKEYLKRFELDEDKVPDSLSAGMKVKYSLALALSHRAKLLLLDEPTSGLDPVSRDDLLDVFLNLVEEDGVTILFSTHITSDLEKCAEEILYLRRGEIIGRGKLKEFQNQFVLCNFSKEQMTESLKPYLAGYKREKQGFSALFYKDHLPEGNFDYYPADLESIMIHLEKGEFA
- a CDS encoding ABC-2 transporter permease, producing MKNLIYKEIKIALHPTAPLFLLLSALLLIPNYPYEVIFFYTCLAVFFHCLSGRENHDIEYSLLLPIQKKSIVQARFLFVILLQMIQVLVSIPFVFLRNYLIPEGNQAGMDANVALFGNVFFLMGIFNLIFFVLYYRKPDKVGKAFGISSIIFFAVMVILEVLVFAVPFFRDQLNTRDPMYLSQKLIMLLVGFVLYVIFTGIAYRKSVSTFEKLDF